CTTTCTTGTAAGACGCTACTTTCTTCTTCCATTCCTCTTCAAGCTTTTTTCCCCGCTCGATGCATTTATTCATCACCTTGAAAACAGAATCAGGAACAAAGAATTTTTCATCTTCAGGCCATCCATATTGTTTTTTTGTCAATGCCACTTCTTCATTTCCCAATGGTTCACCATGAGCAACTGCTTTATCCTCCTTATTTGGAGAGCCATATGCAATAAGAGAATTGACAATTATAAGAGATGGCTTCCTTTTCTCTTTTTGAGCATTCCTGATAGCTTTTTCCAATGCCTTCAAATCATTGATATCTTTCACTCTTTGAATATGCCAATTATATCCTTTAAACCGAAGTGCCGTGTCATCGGAAGACGATAGAGTTGCTCTTCCTTCTATTGTTATATTGTTTTCGTCATAAAAATAAATCAGCTTGCCGAGTCCAAGATGCCCTGCCAATGATGCCGCTTCGTGAGAAATCCCCTCCTGCATATCTCCATCACTGCATACTGCATAAGTATAGTGGTCAATTATCTTATGACCTTTCCTATTGAATAATGCTGATAAATGTGCTTCAGCTATTGCCATTCCAACGCCCGTTGCAAACCCTTGTCCAAGGGGACCCGTTGTCATCTCAACACCTGCTGTAATGCCAAATTCAGGATGTCCCGGTGTCTTGCTTTTCCATTGACGAAATTTTTTGATATCATCCAGTGAAAGCTCATAGCCGGTAAGATACAATATCGAATATAGAAGCATAGATGCATGGCCGCAGGAAAGAATAAAACGGTCTCTATTGAACCACTGAGGATTTCGTGGGTTGTGGCGCATTATTTTAGTCCAGAGAAGGTAAACCAAAGGTGCCAGCGCCATAGGTGTGCCGGGATGCCCGCTTTTTGCCTTTTGGACGGCATCCATTGAAAGAGTTCTAATGGTATTAATGCAGAGATTATCAATATCTTTTTTTTTAGCTGTCATCTTCCTCTATGAATAAAGAAACAAAAAACAAAGATTATGAATTGCCTAAAATCGAGAGCGTATAAATAACTTTTTTTCCAAAAAATCAAGATATTTTTATTTTTTCAAAATCCAGCACTTTTTATGAAAAATAATGATTTATTGCTCAATTCTCTTGAATAAATTTACTATTTATAAAACTTCTAAAAGATTACTCGATTTTCACATTTCGCAGATGCTCTGCGCATTCTTCGGGAATTGTCGAATTGATATACATACCAGACCCCATTTCGAAGCCGGCAGTTTTGGTAAGGCGTGGAATAATTTTTATATACCAATGATAATGCTCATTATTTCTTCTGTCTGAAGGCGCTGACTTTATCATATAATTGTAGTCAGGATTATCGAGCCCAAAATAGAGCTTCTTAAGAAAGGAACTAAAAATTTCAGCAAGATTTTCTATTTCATTATCATTTATTGCACCATAACACGCCGAATGTCTCAAAGGCATAATCCATGTTTCGAAAGGAGAACTTGCTGCAAAGGGGACAAAGACTACAAAGCTTTCATTCTTGGCAACAATGCGCTCCCCTGATTCAAGTTCTCTCTGCATCATATAACAGAAAACACAGTCTCCTGTTGAGTCAAAAAATCTCAAAGCTTCATCTACACGATATTTTATGTGAAGAGGTATGATTGGCGTTGCAACTATTTGAGAGTGAGGATGGTCAAGGGATGTGCCAGCTGATTCTCCATGATTTTTAAATATTATTATCAGTTCTGTTCTTGGACGAGAGGAAAATATGTTTATATACCTTTCTCTATAAACTTTAAGCAAGGTTTTAAAATCATCGATTGGCAGCAAGGCCGGTGATAAGTTGTGTATTGGTGTTTCGATTACAACTTCATGGACACCAATTCCCGTCATAGAATGAAAGGGGAAATTTCCTATCCTCTTAAATTTTCCTTCCTTTGATAATGCAGCAAACTTGTTTGGAATGACTCTTACCTGCCATTGACTGCCTTTTTTAACTTCATATAATGTTGGAGGGGTCTTTTCTTCATTTCCGGGACAAAAAGGACAATTTTTACTAAAAGGTGGGATTTCTATCAATTCTTTCTTCTTCGTAAAATCATGGGGACGCTTTGCCCTTTCCGTTGCAATAATTACCCAATCTTTTGTAGCAACATTTTGTCGAAATTCAGGCAAATGAACCTCCTCTTTTTGAAACTATTTTAACTTTACTGTGTTGGAGATTCAAGAAGTTAGACTTCAATAAAGTTAATTGACATCATTGCAAAGAATCCTACATTCAATATCTCTTATTGTTCATTACTCTTTCTATATCGCTTTCTACCATAATTTTTACGAGGTCACTGAACTTAGTTTTTGGCTCCCATCCCAATATTCTCTTTGCCTTCGATGCATCTCCGATGAGAAGTTGAACTTCAGCAGGTCTGAAAAATTCTGAGGAAACTTCAAGAACTACTTTGCCAGTTTTCTTATCAATACCCTTTTCTTCAACACCGCTTCCCTTCCATTCGATATCAATCCCAATGTGTCTAAATGCATGTTCAACAAATTCTCTGACAGAATGGGTTTCCCCTGTTGCAATAACATAGTCATCAGCAGTATCATGCTGAAGCATCTTCCACATAGCTTCAACATATTCCGGCGCATAGCCCCAATCCCTCTTAGCTTCCATATTTCCTATAATGATTTTATCTTGCAGTCCGCACTTTATTCTCGCAATGCCATAAGTCAACTTCCTTGTAACAAATTCATAACCCCTAAGAGGAGATTCATGATTGAAAAGAATTCCAGAGCAGGCAAAGATGCCGTAAGATTCGCGATAATTGACTGTTATATGATGACCAAAGAGCTTTGAAACTGCATAAGGGCTTCTTGGATAAAATGGGGTTTTTTCATTTTGAGGTATTGCCTGCACTTTTCCAAACATCTCGCTTGAAGATGCTTGGTAAAATTTTATTTTTGGATTTACAGCCCTTATTGCTTCAAGCACTCTCAATACACCAATCGCTGTAACATCTGATGTGAAGATTGGTTCTTCAAATGAGAGAGCTACAAAACTTTGAGCACCAAGATTATAGACTTCGTCAGGTTGAATTTTTTCAAGCGTCCTGTATATATTCGTGAATTCTAAAAGTTCCAAAGGAAAATAACGAATTTCAGAATCTATTCCAAGATATTTCAACCGTTCGAGATGAAGGTCCGAAGTGCGCCTAAATGCGCCGTAGACTTCATATCCCTTTTCAAGCAGGAGTTTCGAAAGATAGGCTCCATCCTGTCCTGTTATTCCTGTAATTAATGCTTTTTTGGCCATCAATAATTTCTCCTCTTTTATTTATATTACTATTTTATTCTCTTTACTAATTCGTCCTTTATCATATCAACAACAAATCTACTGAATGAAAAGGCGCAAGTAAATGCAGGTGATACAGCATTAAGTATATGCACAGAGTCATCACTTTTTTCAATAACAAAATCCATCTCCAATGTCCTCTTTTTCTTATCAAATAATTGTGCTCGTATTCCTGAAGGCAGATAAGAGCCAAATTTTGATGAATCTATTTCATTAACAAGAGCTGATGCCTTATTTATCAAGTATTTCAATGAATACTTTTTAATTTCTTC
This portion of the Candidatus Schekmanbacteria bacterium genome encodes:
- the gmd gene encoding GDP-mannose 4,6-dehydratase, giving the protein MAKKALITGITGQDGAYLSKLLLEKGYEVYGAFRRTSDLHLERLKYLGIDSEIRYFPLELLEFTNIYRTLEKIQPDEVYNLGAQSFVALSFEEPIFTSDVTAIGVLRVLEAIRAVNPKIKFYQASSSEMFGKVQAIPQNEKTPFYPRSPYAVSKLFGHHITVNYRESYGIFACSGILFNHESPLRGYEFVTRKLTYGIARIKCGLQDKIIIGNMEAKRDWGYAPEYVEAMWKMLQHDTADDYVIATGETHSVREFVEHAFRHIGIDIEWKGSGVEEKGIDKKTGKVVLEVSSEFFRPAEVQLLIGDASKAKRILGWEPKTKFSDLVKIMVESDIERVMNNKRY
- a CDS encoding L-2-hydroxyglutarate oxidase, which translates into the protein HIYPVPDINNPFLGVHFTKTFDRYVKVGPTAIPSFWRENYKGLWRFNLKEFLETFFLEGKLFLTNSFNFRKIALEEIKKYSLKYLINKASALVNEIDSSKFGSYLPSGIRAQLFDKKKRTLEMDFVIEKSDDSVHILNAVSPAFTCAFSFSRFVVDMIKDELVKRIK
- the galT gene encoding galactose-1-phosphate uridylyltransferase → MPEFRQNVATKDWVIIATERAKRPHDFTKKKELIEIPPFSKNCPFCPGNEEKTPPTLYEVKKGSQWQVRVIPNKFAALSKEGKFKRIGNFPFHSMTGIGVHEVVIETPIHNLSPALLPIDDFKTLLKVYRERYINIFSSRPRTELIIIFKNHGESAGTSLDHPHSQIVATPIIPLHIKYRVDEALRFFDSTGDCVFCYMMQRELESGERIVAKNESFVVFVPFAASSPFETWIMPLRHSACYGAINDNEIENLAEIFSSFLKKLYFGLDNPDYNYMIKSAPSDRRNNEHYHWYIKIIPRLTKTAGFEMGSGMYINSTIPEECAEHLRNVKIE